ACCCAGCTGACCGCCCGGGTCCGGGTGCTCTCCTCGGTCACCCACCAGTCGGTGGATATGAAGACCTATGACGAGTACGTGGCTTCTCTGCCCCCGACCACCACGATGGTTCTCTGCGGCATCGAGGGGTCCGAGCCCAGCGGGGTGCTCCAGTTTCCCGCCGCCGGCGCGCTGAACTGGGTCTCCCACATCCTCGGGTCCCCGGGCACCTATCAGGCCGAGGAGCGGAAGTTCACCCGGATCGAGCAGACGCTGGTGCGCAGCTTGGTCTCCGAGACGCTCGAGGACCTGCATTATTCGTTGGGCGGACTGCTGCACGCTGAGATCGGCCTGGACACCATTCACTACAACGCTCAGTTCGCCCAGGCAGCCGCGAAGTCGGAGGTCATGGTGACCGCCGAGTTCAGCGTGCAGGTGGGGGGCCACACCGTCCAAGCCTCCCTGGCGCTGCCGGCTGCGGCGGTGGTGCCGCAGCTGGGCGAGGTATCCCAGGCGGAGCCCGCCGAGCACGCCCGAACACATATGGGAGGGCACCTGGTCCACGTGCCGATGGAGCTCGCCCTGGCCCTGGGGGAGACCCCGGTGACCCCGGACCAGATCCTGAACCTGATGGAGGGGGATGTCCTCCGCCTGAAGCATCCGGCCCACCGGCCCCTGCACCTGACTGCGGACGGCCAGCGAGTGGGCACCGCGGCCGCAGGCAAGCAGTCGGGCCGCATCGCCGCCGTCGTCGCCTCCCGAGAAGAAAGCTGAGCACCCCATGCCGAAGTCTGCTGCCCTGAACGACTCCGCGGCCGCCCTGGCCGCAGCGCTGCCGGTGACCTCCGCGGTCAGCGCTGAGCCCGCGGAGGGTCCTCGCGATTCCGCTGAGCTGACCGGGGCCGGCTCCGTGGCGCTCACCACCCTGGTGGGGGAGGCCTCCGCTGACATGGCGGTGCACCTGGACCCTTCGGTTCTCGGCGGCTCCGAGCAGCTGGACCCCAATGTGGTGTCCCTCGACGACGTGCTCCGGCCTGCGTTCGAGGCTGCCTCCAGCGCCCTGGGGACCGGGGTGCTCTCCGCAGCCGATCCCTCCACCGCCCGCACCCTGCTGCAGGACGACGCCGCCCGGCTCTACGTGCTGGAGACCGGCGGCAGCGCTGTGGGCTGGTACGCGGTCCGCCTGAGGGATGCTGACGACTCCGGCGCTGCTGGGGGCAGCGGAGCTGGGGCTCCCGCCCCGAACCAGAACGGGCTGAAAGCCTCCGAGGGCGGCGGAACCGGCGACGTGGCCTCCCGCCTCTCCCGTCTGCACAACGTCCACATGGGCCTGACCGTGGAGATCGGACGCACCCGGGTCTCCGTGCGGGAGGCCCTGGACCTGGAGCCCGGCGCGGTCATCGAGCTGGACCGCAACGCAGGCGCACCAGCCGATGTGCGCCTGAACGGGCGCCTGATCGCCCAGGGCGAAGTGGTGGTGATGGACCAGGACTACGGCGTGCGGATCACCCGGATCCTGGATGCTGCGGAGGGCGCTGCCTGAAGTGGATGAGCTGTTCCTGTTCCTGCGCGTCGCGGTCGCCCTGGCGGCCGTCCTCGGCCTGATCTGGTTCGTGGGCCGACGGTTCTACCGCAGCGGGGGCGGGACGGGCCAGCGCCGGCTGATCAGAGTGGTCGACCGGCAGGGCCTTGCCGCCAAGGCCGCCGTCGCCGTGGTGGACGTGGACGGCACCCGGTACGTGCTGGGCCTCTCGGAGCAGTCGGTCAGCCTGCTCGACAGCTATGCCGCAGCTGATGCCGCCGAGGAGGCCGAGGCCTCCGAGCCGGAGCAGCTGCCGGAAGCTGATTTCGAGGCGGAGCTCGCCCAGGCGAACCCCCACACCTCCCATGAGCTCGTGCCGGTCAGCAGCCCCCAGCCGCCAACCCAGACGGGTGCTGGCTCCCGGCTGCACGGCACGATCTTCGCGCCGAGCACCTGGCGGCAGGCGGCTGAGGCGATCCGGCGGGGAAGGCAGCAGTGACTCTCGAAGCCCTGCCCGTCAGCGTGGTGCTCCCCGGGCACCAGCTGCCCCTGGCCGTCTCGATCGAGATCAACGGACCAGACGGCGAGCCGAACTCTGCGGTGATGATGCTCATCGCCGTCACCCTGCTCTCGGTGGCGCCGGCCCTGCTGCTGATGATGAGCAGCTTCACCAAGATCTTCGTGGTCCTCGCCCTGACCCGCAACGCGCTCTCCACCCCGATGATCCCGCCGAACCAGGTCCTCGCCGGGTTGGCGCTGTTCCTCTCGATGTTCATCATGGCCCCGGTCCTCACCGAGATCAACGAGCTGGCGGTCGGCCCCTACACCGACGGCGACATCACCTTCCAGGAGGCCCTGGAGGAGGGATCCGAGCCGCTGCGCGGGTTCATGGTCGCCTTCACCCGGGAGGAGGACATCGCCCTGATGCACCGGGCCGCGGAGATGGACAACCCCACCAGCCCCGAGGACGTCCCGCTGACCACCCTGATCCCTGCCTTTATGCTCTCCGAGCTGCGGGCCGCGTTCATCATCGGCTTCGTCATCTTCATCCCGTTCCTGATCATCGACCTGGTGGTCGCCTCCGCCCTGATGTCCATGGGCATGATGATGCTGCCCCCGGTCATGATCTCCCTGCCCTTCAAGATCCTGCTCTTCGTCCTGGTGGACGGCTGGGGCCTGATCGTCACCGCACTCGTCGGAAGCTACAACTAGGACACCCCATGGACACCAATGCTGTGCTGGACATCGGCCTCGCCGGACTCGTGACCGCCGCCACCGTGGCTGCGCCCCTGCTGCTGACCTCCCTGCTCGTCGGCTTCGCCATCAGCCTCTTCCAGTCGATGACCCAGATCCAGGAGGTCACCCTCACCTTTGTGCCCAAGGCGCTCGCCGTGGGGCTGGCGCTGCTGGTCTCGGGGCACTGGATGATCACCGAGCTGGTGGAGTTCACCCACCTGCTCTTCGACCGGCTTCCCTCCCTGCTGGAGATCTGAGGGGAGCTGAGCACGCCGGATGGAGATTGAGCTGCCGCTGCACTGGATGGAGGCCGCACTGCTGGTCGCGGTGCGCATCACCGCGTTCATCGTCATCGCGCCCCCGTTCAGCCACGGCAGCATCCCCATGCGCATCCGCGGGGCGATGGGCTTCACCCTCGCCCTGGCGGTTGCGCCCCGGGCCGTTGAGGCCTACGAGCCGCTGGGCACCTGGGAGTATGTGGCCGCGCTGGTCCAGGAGCTGGTCTCCGGCGCGGCCCTGGGATTCCTGGTCTACCTGATGTTCGCGGCGGTGCAGACAGCCGGCGGGTTCATCGACCTGATGGGCGGCTTCTCCCTGGGGATGATGTTCGACCCCGCCACCGGCGTCAACGGCGCCCAGTTCTCCCAGCTGTTCTACTTCGCGGCCCTGGCCCTGATGGTCTCCTCGGAGGCATACCTGGTGGTGATGGCGGGGATGTTCCGCTCCTTCGACGCGCTGCCCCTGGGCGCGGCGATCAGCACCTCCGCTCTGGGGGAGAGCCTGGCCTCCGGCGTCGGACAGATGTTCCTCTCCGCCCTGGAGATCGCCGGGCCCCTGCTGCTGGTGCTTTTCCTGGCCGACGCCGGGCTGGGCCTGCTCACCCGCGTGGCGCCGGCCCTGAACGTGCTGACCATCGGCTTCCCGCTGAAGATCTTCCTGACCATCGCCCTGGCCGGGACCGTGTTCGTGGTGCTGCCCGCGGCGGTCAACAGCCTCGTGGGGCAGGGCATCGAGCTTTTCCGGGGGGTGATCTAGGTGAGCGAGCCGGCCGGCGAGCGGACGGAGAAGGCCACCCCCAAGCGGCAGAAGGAGAACCGTGAGAAGGGGCGTCTCTCCCGCTCCCAGGATCTGA
The sequence above is drawn from the Nesterenkonia populi genome and encodes:
- the fliP gene encoding flagellar type III secretion system pore protein FliP (The bacterial flagellar biogenesis protein FliP forms a type III secretion system (T3SS)-type pore required for flagellar assembly.), which codes for MPVSVVLPGHQLPLAVSIEINGPDGEPNSAVMMLIAVTLLSVAPALLLMMSSFTKIFVVLALTRNALSTPMIPPNQVLAGLALFLSMFIMAPVLTEINELAVGPYTDGDITFQEALEEGSEPLRGFMVAFTREEDIALMHRAAEMDNPTSPEDVPLTTLIPAFMLSELRAAFIIGFVIFIPFLIIDLVVASALMSMGMMMLPPVMISLPFKILLFVLVDGWGLIVTALVGSYN
- a CDS encoding flagellar biosynthetic protein FliR — translated: MEIELPLHWMEAALLVAVRITAFIVIAPPFSHGSIPMRIRGAMGFTLALAVAPRAVEAYEPLGTWEYVAALVQELVSGAALGFLVYLMFAAVQTAGGFIDLMGGFSLGMMFDPATGVNGAQFSQLFYFAALALMVSSEAYLVVMAGMFRSFDALPLGAAISTSALGESLASGVGQMFLSALEIAGPLLLVLFLADAGLGLLTRVAPALNVLTIGFPLKIFLTIALAGTVFVVLPAAVNSLVGQGIELFRGVI
- the fliN gene encoding flagellar motor switch protein FliN, which gives rise to MPKSAALNDSAAALAAALPVTSAVSAEPAEGPRDSAELTGAGSVALTTLVGEASADMAVHLDPSVLGGSEQLDPNVVSLDDVLRPAFEAASSALGTGVLSAADPSTARTLLQDDAARLYVLETGGSAVGWYAVRLRDADDSGAAGGSGAGAPAPNQNGLKASEGGGTGDVASRLSRLHNVHMGLTVEIGRTRVSVREALDLEPGAVIELDRNAGAPADVRLNGRLIAQGEVVVMDQDYGVRITRILDAAEGAA
- a CDS encoding flagellar biosynthetic protein FliQ, with translation MDTNAVLDIGLAGLVTAATVAAPLLLTSLLVGFAISLFQSMTQIQEVTLTFVPKALAVGLALLVSGHWMITELVEFTHLLFDRLPSLLEI
- a CDS encoding flagellar motor switch protein FliM; protein product: MTHTLSEKTGAVRSPQEVAAGRPPMLYDFRRPTTLTREHARTLELAFETFARQWGTQLTARVRVLSSVTHQSVDMKTYDEYVASLPPTTTMVLCGIEGSEPSGVLQFPAAGALNWVSHILGSPGTYQAEERKFTRIEQTLVRSLVSETLEDLHYSLGGLLHAEIGLDTIHYNAQFAQAAAKSEVMVTAEFSVQVGGHTVQASLALPAAAVVPQLGEVSQAEPAEHARTHMGGHLVHVPMELALALGETPVTPDQILNLMEGDVLRLKHPAHRPLHLTADGQRVGTAAAGKQSGRIAAVVASREES
- a CDS encoding flagellar biosynthetic protein FliO, yielding MDELFLFLRVAVALAAVLGLIWFVGRRFYRSGGGTGQRRLIRVVDRQGLAAKAAVAVVDVDGTRYVLGLSEQSVSLLDSYAAADAAEEAEASEPEQLPEADFEAELAQANPHTSHELVPVSSPQPPTQTGAGSRLHGTIFAPSTWRQAAEAIRRGRQQ